In one window of Caenimonas aquaedulcis DNA:
- the pyrF gene encoding orotidine-5'-phosphate decarboxylase → MTFIEMLRGAQQRNASMLCVGLDPEPARFPAALKGDSTKIYDFCARIVDATADLVIAFKPQIAYFASHRAEDQLEKLMAHMRRAAPHVPVILDAKRGDIGSTAQQYAKEAFERYGADAVTLSPFMGFDSIEPYLKYEGKGAFLLCRTSNPGGDDLQTQRFSSVVGNPLLYEHVARLAQGPWNLNGQLGLVVGATYPAEIERVREVAPTVPLLIPGVGAQGGDAVATVKAGWREDAPIVVNSSRAILYASSGDGFAEAARAEALRTRGVLEAAK, encoded by the coding sequence ATGACTTTCATCGAGATGCTGCGAGGCGCGCAGCAGCGCAACGCTTCCATGCTGTGCGTCGGGCTCGACCCGGAACCCGCCCGCTTTCCCGCCGCCCTGAAGGGCGACTCCACGAAGATCTACGATTTTTGCGCGCGCATCGTCGATGCCACCGCGGACCTCGTCATCGCGTTCAAGCCGCAGATCGCGTACTTCGCTTCGCATCGCGCGGAGGACCAGCTCGAAAAGCTCATGGCGCACATGCGCCGCGCCGCGCCGCACGTGCCCGTGATCCTCGACGCCAAGCGCGGCGACATCGGCTCCACCGCGCAGCAATACGCGAAGGAAGCCTTCGAGCGCTACGGCGCGGACGCGGTGACGCTCTCGCCCTTCATGGGCTTCGATTCGATCGAGCCTTATCTGAAGTACGAAGGCAAGGGCGCGTTCCTGCTGTGCCGCACCTCGAACCCGGGCGGTGACGACTTGCAGACGCAGCGCTTCTCGTCCGTCGTCGGCAACCCGCTGCTGTACGAACACGTGGCGCGCCTCGCGCAAGGTCCGTGGAACTTGAACGGGCAACTCGGGTTGGTGGTGGGTGCGACGTACCCCGCCGAGATCGAGCGCGTGCGCGAAGTGGCGCCGACGGTGCCGCTGCTGATTCCCGGTGTCGGCGCGCAGGGCGGCGATGCGGTGGCGACGGTGAAGGCGGGCTGGCGCGAGGATGCGCCGATCGTCGTGAATTCGTCGCGGGCGATCTTGTATGCGTCCAGCGGCGACGGCTTTGCGGAGGCCGCGAGGGCCGAGGCACTGCGCACTAGAGGGGTGCTGGAAGCCGCGAAGTGA
- a CDS encoding cysteine peptidase family C39 domain-containing protein — protein sequence MAEGSSLAPMYALCAVARVHQIAADSATVAHQLGFHASERIGRDELLRAAQHLGLKANASATTAERLPLTPLPALAQVTQADNTTSYVILAQCDGQRVLIQDPGAEIVRPAIESMEAFTARWTGELILITSRASLVGELAKFDFSWFVPALVKYRKLLGEVLLISLMLQLFALVSPLFFPGGDGQGVGPQGPHHAGRAGDRPCRGRHLRKRAHRPAQLRVQPHHEPHRRWRWKVDSASAGNLTAEIKTGERRVIEYLLSPIQKAGNEALRER from the coding sequence GTGGCAGAAGGCAGCAGTCTGGCGCCGATGTACGCGCTGTGTGCGGTGGCGAGGGTGCATCAAATCGCCGCCGACTCGGCGACCGTGGCGCATCAACTGGGCTTCCACGCGAGCGAGCGTATCGGCCGGGACGAGCTGCTCCGCGCAGCGCAGCACCTGGGCCTCAAGGCCAATGCATCGGCGACCACGGCGGAGCGCCTGCCTCTTACTCCGCTGCCTGCCCTCGCGCAGGTCACACAGGCCGACAACACCACCAGCTACGTGATCCTCGCCCAATGCGACGGACAACGGGTCCTGATCCAGGACCCTGGCGCCGAAATCGTCCGGCCCGCCATCGAGTCGATGGAAGCCTTCACCGCCCGCTGGACAGGCGAGTTGATCCTCATCACCAGCCGGGCCAGCCTGGTGGGAGAACTCGCGAAGTTCGACTTCTCCTGGTTCGTCCCAGCACTCGTCAAATATCGCAAGCTGCTGGGCGAGGTACTGCTCATCTCTTTGATGCTGCAACTCTTCGCGCTGGTCAGCCCGCTGTTTTTTCCAGGTGGTGATGGACAAGGTGTTGGTCCACAAGGGCCTCACCACGCTGGACGTGCTGGTGATCGGCCTTGTCGTGGTCGTCATCTTCGAAAGCGTGCTCACCGGCCTGCGCAGTTACGTGTTCAGCCACACCACGAGCCGCATCGACGATGGAGGTGGAAAGTTGATTCGGCTTCAGCCGGGAATTTGACGGCGGAGATCAAGACGGGGGAGCGGCGTGTGATCGAGTACTTGTTGAGCCCGATTCAGAAGGCGGGGAATGAGGCATTGAGGGAGAGATGA
- a CDS encoding HlyD family secretion protein, with the protein MAAEASCPLGFTEGPIPLATVTTGNGRASLTPLQIAEQVASEWVVVAHQENTATGFSGTAFRNITTPEQVISFSSTEFVDDDARDNQAMQLDASLSSATIPSMFERSSNQVAHSSVLNDFQGFAEGDVLEHAIPSLASALGVGLEVTMENKDVGFVNAGQEAEIKLETFPFTRYGTVGATVSRVSADAVNDEKRGALFQATLALKATQIDVDGKSIRLQPGMNLTAEIKTGERRVIEFLFSPIQRTGNKGLRER; encoded by the coding sequence ATGGCTGCAGAAGCGAGTTGTCCGCTGGGGTTTACGGAGGGGCCAATTCCATTGGCGACGGTAACCACGGGCAATGGTCGTGCTAGCCTGACTCCATTGCAGATCGCGGAGCAAGTGGCAAGTGAGTGGGTGGTCGTTGCGCATCAGGAGAATACCGCGACCGGATTTAGCGGAACTGCATTTCGAAACATTACAACCCCCGAGCAGGTTATCTCGTTCAGTAGTACCGAGTTTGTCGATGACGACGCACGAGACAATCAAGCCATGCAGTTAGATGCGAGCTTGAGTTCTGCAACCATACCCTCTATGTTTGAGAGGTCATCGAATCAGGTCGCGCATTCTTCGGTGCTTAACGATTTCCAAGGATTCGCGGAAGGAGATGTCCTCGAGCATGCAATACCCAGCTTAGCCAGTGCTTTGGGCGTTGGATTGGAAGTGACGATGGAGAACAAGGACGTCGGATTCGTCAACGCGGGGCAGGAAGCGGAGATCAAGCTGGAGACGTTTCCGTTTACGCGATATGGAACGGTGGGCGCGACGGTGAGCCGGGTCAGCGCGGATGCGGTGAATGACGAGAAGCGTGGGGCGTTGTTCCAGGCTACCTTGGCGCTGAAGGCGACTCAGATTGACGTGGATGGGAAGTCAATAAGGCTGCAGCCGGGGATGAATTTGACGGCGGAGATCAAGACCGGGGAGAGACGAGTGATTGAGTTTCTGTTCAGTCCGATTCAGAGGACGGGGAATAAAGGGTTGAGGGAAAGATGA
- the uvrA gene encoding excinuclease ABC subunit UvrA, which produces MTGNGPAGYHRGLPRAHPILNSSTDGKYLGQSLAQQRIAIRGARTHNLKNFDLDIPRNQLVVITGLSGSGKSSLAFDTLYAEGQRRYVESLSAYARQFLQLMDKPDVDVIEGLSPAISIEQKATSHNPRSTVGTVTEIHDYLRLLFARAGTPYCPIHDIPLTSQTVSQMVDAVLALPPESRLMILAPVARDRKGEFQDVFTDMQAQGYVRFRVDGQAYEFDELPKLKKAEKHDIDVVIDRLKVRPDVQQRLAESFEAALRLADGRALAMEMDTGEEHLFNAKFACPICNYSISELEPRLFSFNSPVGACPTCDGLGHMEFFDPARVVAFPTLSLASGAIKGWDRRNGYYFALLESLAKHYKIDLDVPFEQLDEKVRHAILHGSGEEEIRFSYTLDSGASAGRKVTKKHAFEGILPNMERRFRETDSVAVREELARFRSMQPCPDCHGTRLRSEARHVKLGDDAQAKAIFEIGHMTLRESHAYFTTLKLKGSKAEIADKVTREIGARLKFLNDVGLNYLSLDRSAETLSGGESQRIRLASQIGSGLTGVMYVLDEPSIGLHQRDNDRLIDTLKHLRDIGNSVLVVEHDEDMIRAADHVIDMGLGAGIHGGRVIAQGTPAEVEASTESLTGRYMSGALKIPVPKKRHKLGEQADPQVLRIAGARGNNLKNVTVEFPVGLLTCVTGVSGSGKSTLVNDTLYTAVARELYRAHDEPAAHDEIEGIEHFDKVINVDQSPIGRTPRSNPATYTGLFTPIRELMAEVPMAKERGYGPGRFSFNVAGGRCEACQGDGMVKVEMHFLPDVYVPCDVCKGARYNRETLEVQWKGRNIAQILGMTVEDAHDFLKPVPAIARKLQTLLDVGLSYIKLGQAATTLSGGEAQRVKLALELSKRDTGRTLYILDEPTTGLHFADIDLLLKVLHQLRDAGNTIVVIEHNLDVIKTADWLIDMGPEGGAGGGEVVGVGTPEEIAANPASHTGRYLKRLL; this is translated from the coding sequence ATGACAGGAAACGGGCCGGCGGGCTATCATCGTGGGTTGCCCCGGGCGCACCCGATTTTGAACTCATCCACCGACGGAAAGTACCTCGGCCAGTCGCTGGCCCAGCAGCGGATCGCGATCCGAGGCGCGCGCACGCACAACCTCAAGAACTTCGACCTCGACATCCCGCGCAACCAGCTCGTGGTGATCACCGGCCTGTCGGGCTCGGGCAAGTCCTCCCTGGCCTTCGATACGCTGTACGCGGAAGGCCAGCGCCGCTACGTGGAAAGCCTGTCGGCGTATGCGCGGCAGTTCCTGCAGCTCATGGACAAGCCCGACGTCGACGTGATCGAGGGCCTGTCCCCCGCGATTTCCATCGAGCAGAAGGCGACCTCGCACAACCCGCGCTCGACCGTCGGCACGGTGACGGAAATCCACGACTACCTGCGCCTGCTCTTCGCGCGCGCCGGCACGCCGTACTGCCCGATCCACGATATCCCGCTCACCTCGCAGACGGTGTCGCAGATGGTGGATGCGGTGCTCGCGCTGCCGCCCGAGTCCCGCCTCATGATCCTCGCGCCCGTCGCGCGCGACCGCAAGGGCGAGTTCCAGGACGTCTTCACCGACATGCAGGCGCAGGGCTACGTGCGCTTCCGCGTGGATGGGCAGGCCTACGAATTCGACGAGCTGCCCAAGCTCAAGAAGGCCGAGAAGCACGACATCGACGTCGTCATCGACCGCCTGAAGGTGCGCCCCGACGTGCAGCAGCGCCTCGCGGAGAGCTTCGAGGCCGCGCTGCGCCTGGCCGACGGCCGCGCGCTCGCGATGGAGATGGACACGGGCGAGGAGCATCTCTTCAACGCGAAATTCGCGTGCCCCATCTGCAACTACTCGATCAGCGAGCTCGAGCCGCGCCTCTTCTCGTTCAATTCGCCGGTGGGCGCCTGCCCGACCTGCGATGGCCTCGGGCACATGGAATTCTTCGACCCGGCGCGCGTGGTCGCGTTCCCGACGCTGTCGCTCGCGAGCGGCGCGATCAAGGGCTGGGACCGGCGCAACGGCTACTACTTCGCGCTGCTGGAAAGCCTCGCGAAGCACTACAAGATCGACCTCGACGTGCCCTTCGAGCAGCTCGACGAGAAGGTGCGGCACGCGATCCTCCATGGTTCCGGCGAGGAGGAGATCCGCTTCAGCTACACGCTGGATTCGGGCGCTTCGGCCGGGCGCAAGGTCACGAAGAAACACGCGTTCGAAGGAATTCTTCCGAACATGGAACGGCGCTTCCGCGAGACGGATTCCGTCGCGGTGCGCGAGGAGCTCGCGCGCTTTCGCAGCATGCAGCCGTGCCCGGATTGCCACGGCACGCGGCTGCGCAGCGAGGCGCGGCACGTGAAACTCGGCGACGACGCGCAGGCCAAGGCGATCTTCGAGATCGGCCACATGACGCTGCGCGAAAGCCATGCGTACTTCACCACCTTGAAGCTCAAGGGCTCCAAGGCGGAGATCGCGGACAAGGTGACGCGCGAGATCGGCGCGCGCCTGAAATTCCTCAACGACGTCGGGCTGAACTACCTCAGCCTGGATCGCAGCGCGGAAACGCTGTCGGGCGGCGAATCGCAACGCATCCGCCTCGCGTCGCAGATCGGCTCGGGCCTCACCGGCGTGATGTACGTGCTCGACGAGCCGAGCATCGGCCTGCACCAGCGCGACAACGACCGCCTGATCGACACGCTCAAGCACCTGCGCGACATCGGCAACAGCGTGCTGGTGGTGGAGCACGACGAGGACATGATCCGCGCGGCCGACCACGTGATCGACATGGGCCTGGGCGCGGGCATCCACGGCGGCCGCGTGATCGCGCAGGGAACGCCCGCGGAGGTTGAAGCCAGCACCGAGTCGCTCACGGGCCGCTACATGTCCGGCGCGCTGAAGATCCCGGTGCCGAAGAAGCGCCACAAGCTCGGCGAACAGGCGGACCCGCAGGTGTTGCGCATCGCCGGCGCGCGCGGCAACAACCTGAAGAACGTGACGGTCGAATTTCCCGTAGGGCTGCTCACCTGCGTGACGGGCGTGTCCGGCTCGGGCAAGTCCACGCTGGTGAACGACACGCTCTACACGGCGGTCGCGCGCGAGCTGTACCGGGCGCATGACGAGCCGGCGGCGCACGACGAGATCGAGGGCATCGAGCATTTCGACAAGGTCATCAACGTCGACCAGTCGCCCATCGGCCGCACGCCGCGCAGCAACCCCGCCACCTACACGGGCCTCTTCACGCCGATCCGCGAGCTGATGGCCGAGGTTCCGATGGCCAAGGAGCGCGGCTACGGGCCGGGCCGCTTCTCCTTCAACGTCGCCGGTGGACGCTGCGAGGCCTGCCAGGGCGACGGCATGGTGAAGGTGGAGATGCACTTCCTGCCCGACGTGTACGTGCCGTGCGACGTGTGCAAGGGCGCGCGCTACAACCGCGAGACGCTGGAGGTGCAGTGGAAGGGCCGCAACATCGCGCAGATCCTCGGCATGACGGTCGAGGACGCGCATGACTTCCTGAAGCCCGTCCCCGCGATCGCGCGCAAGCTGCAGACGCTGCTGGACGTGGGCCTGTCGTACATCAAGCTCGGCCAGGCCGCGACCACGCTGTCGGGCGGCGAGGCGCAGCGCGTGAAGCTCGCGCTGGAACTCTCCAAACGGGACACCGGCCGCACGCTGTACATCCTGGACGAGCCGACCACCGGCCTGCACTTCGCGGACATCGACCTGCTGCTCAAGGTGCTCCACCAGCTGCGCGACGCGGGCAACACCATCGTCGTGATCGAGCACAACCTGGACGTGATCAAGACGGCCGACTGGCTGATCGACATGGGGCCGGAAGGCGGCGCGGGCGGCGGCGAGGTGGTAGGCGTGGGCACGCCGGAAGAGATCGCGGCCAATCCTGCGAGCCACACCGGCAGGTACCTCAAGCGCCTGCTATAG
- a CDS encoding MFS transporter: MTPGERRASGSLATIFAARMLGLFLVLPVFALEAARYPGGDDPARVGLAMGIYGLTQGILQIPFGLASDRFGRKRVIALGLAIFALGSFLAALAPTLGWLIAGRSLQGAGAVSAAVTALLADQTRDEVRTKAMALVGASIGLMFALSLVAAPLLAAHIGLGGLFAVTGVLALSCIAVVFWWTPPEPLLHKNVPRGKLSEVLAHPGLLRLDVGVFVLHAVQLAMWVAIPALLVQAGLPKEAHWHVYLPAVLASFVVMGMTLFPLERRGYLRAAFLGAVALVALVQAGLWWIAESPSVPALAALLFVFFCGFNVLEASQPSMASRIAPPHARGAALGVYNTLQSLGFFAGGAVGGWLSKGVGAQGLFAACGALMLAWLAVAWPMRAPGARSSAEEVLADEAQAT, encoded by the coding sequence ATGACCCCCGGCGAGCGCCGCGCCAGCGGCTCGCTCGCGACCATCTTCGCTGCGCGGATGCTGGGCCTCTTCCTTGTGCTTCCGGTCTTCGCGCTGGAGGCGGCCCGGTACCCGGGCGGCGACGATCCCGCGCGGGTCGGGCTCGCCATGGGCATCTACGGCCTGACGCAGGGCATCCTGCAGATCCCGTTCGGCCTGGCATCCGACCGCTTCGGCCGCAAGCGGGTCATTGCGCTGGGGCTGGCGATCTTCGCCCTGGGCAGCTTCCTCGCCGCGCTGGCGCCCACACTGGGCTGGCTCATCGCCGGCCGGTCGCTGCAGGGCGCGGGCGCCGTGTCGGCCGCCGTCACGGCGCTGCTGGCGGACCAGACCCGGGACGAGGTGCGCACCAAGGCGATGGCGCTGGTCGGCGCGAGCATCGGGCTCATGTTCGCGCTGTCGCTCGTCGCGGCGCCGCTGCTCGCGGCCCACATCGGTCTCGGCGGCCTGTTCGCCGTCACGGGGGTGCTGGCTCTTTCGTGCATCGCCGTCGTCTTCTGGTGGACGCCGCCGGAGCCGCTGCTGCACAAGAACGTGCCGCGCGGGAAGTTGTCGGAGGTGCTGGCGCACCCCGGGCTGCTGCGGCTGGACGTCGGCGTGTTCGTGCTGCATGCCGTGCAGCTGGCGATGTGGGTGGCGATTCCGGCGCTGCTCGTGCAGGCGGGATTGCCAAAGGAAGCGCACTGGCACGTCTACCTGCCGGCGGTGCTCGCTTCCTTCGTGGTGATGGGCATGACCCTGTTTCCGCTCGAGCGGCGTGGCTACCTGCGCGCGGCGTTCCTGGGCGCTGTCGCGCTGGTCGCGCTGGTGCAGGCGGGCTTGTGGTGGATCGCGGAATCCCCCAGCGTTCCCGCGCTGGCCGCGCTGCTCTTCGTCTTCTTTTGCGGATTCAACGTCCTCGAGGCGAGCCAGCCCAGCATGGCCTCGCGTATCGCGCCGCCGCATGCGCGCGGGGCTGCGCTCGGTGTGTACAACACACTGCAATCCCTGGGATTTTTTGCCGGCGGCGCGGTCGGCGGCTGGCTGTCCAAGGGCGTTGGAGCGCAAGGGTTGTTTGCCGCGTGCGGCGCGCTGATGCTGGCCTGGCTGGCGGTGGCGTGGCCGATGCGGGCGCCCGGTGCGCGAAGCTCGGCCGAAGAGGTCTTGGCGGACGAAGCGCAGGCCACTTAG
- the ssb gene encoding single-stranded DNA-binding protein has product MASVNKVILIGNCGRDPEVRYLPSGQAVANVSIATTSKRKDKTSGEMVEETQWHRVTFFDRLAEIVGEYVKKGRPIYVEGRLTYRKYTNKDGVEQNATDIVATEMQLLGGREGMGAPQGGGDDEGGGQRRPPASAPRPAPSAARPAPSKPSTGFDDMDDDIPF; this is encoded by the coding sequence ATGGCATCCGTCAACAAAGTCATCCTCATCGGCAACTGCGGCCGCGACCCCGAGGTCCGCTACCTCCCCTCCGGCCAGGCCGTGGCCAACGTGAGCATCGCCACCACCAGCAAGCGCAAGGACAAGACCAGCGGCGAAATGGTCGAGGAAACGCAGTGGCACCGCGTCACCTTCTTCGACCGCCTCGCGGAAATCGTCGGCGAATACGTGAAGAAGGGCCGGCCCATCTACGTGGAAGGCCGCCTGACCTACCGCAAGTACACGAACAAGGACGGCGTCGAGCAGAACGCGACCGACATCGTCGCGACCGAAATGCAGCTGCTGGGTGGCCGTGAAGGCATGGGCGCCCCGCAGGGCGGCGGCGACGATGAAGGCGGCGGCCAGCGCCGCCCGCCCGCGTCCGCACCGCGTCCCGCGCCGTCGGCCGCGCGCCCGGCACCGTCGAAGCCTTCGACGGGCTTCGACGACATGGACGACGATATTCCGTTCTAA
- a CDS encoding DUF1697 domain-containing protein, translated as MPRYVAFLRGVSPLNAKMPELKACFEGAGFTNVKTVLASGNVVFNSRAATDAALEKKIEKAMEKDLGKVFYTIVRSVDDLQKILDADPFAAFKLPAVAKRVVTFVREPHGAKPKLPVTLEQARILAMDRREIFTAYEPQPGNPVFMTLIEKTFGKNVTTRTWDTVRKCVQA; from the coding sequence GTGCCCCGCTACGTCGCCTTCCTTCGCGGCGTCAGCCCGCTCAACGCGAAGATGCCTGAACTGAAGGCCTGCTTCGAAGGCGCCGGCTTCACGAACGTGAAAACCGTGCTCGCGAGCGGCAACGTCGTGTTCAACAGCCGCGCGGCCACCGACGCCGCGCTGGAAAAGAAGATCGAGAAAGCGATGGAGAAGGACCTGGGCAAGGTCTTCTACACGATCGTGCGCAGCGTCGATGACCTGCAGAAGATCCTCGATGCCGACCCGTTCGCCGCATTCAAGCTCCCGGCCGTCGCCAAGCGTGTGGTCACCTTCGTGCGCGAACCGCACGGGGCGAAGCCGAAGCTGCCGGTCACGCTGGAGCAAGCCCGCATCCTCGCGATGGACCGGCGCGAGATCTTCACGGCGTACGAGCCGCAGCCCGGCAACCCGGTGTTCATGACGCTGATCGAAAAGACCTTCGGCAAGAACGTCACCACGCGCACCTGGGACACCGTGCGCAAATGCGTGCAGGCTTAA
- the gndA gene encoding NADP-dependent phosphogluconate dehydrogenase — protein sequence MQQFDIGIVGLGVMGENLALNFERNGFAVAGFDQEPSKRESFTARASKARAARSLEELVAGLRTPRRVLIMVPAGAAVDAVIAGLAPLLQAGDVVIDGGNTLFSDTQRRALALEDTGILYVGAGVSGGEEGALRGPALMPGGHPQAWPVIRPLLQAIAAKADDGEPCCDWMGPGGAGHFVKMVHNGIEYADMQIICESYWLMHSLLGMKPADMSGVFARWNGTELESYLIAITSDILARVDEDSGQPLVDMILDTAEQKGTGKWASQLALDMGVTAPTIADAVFARTVSAVKDERVAAADILKGPRRRFEGDREAFIEKIRRALLAAKICAYAQGFQLLRAADQEHQWGLQFGAIASVWRAGCIIRAKLLQDIRAAFGRDAQLVNLLVDPHIAQVMADCEQDLREVVAAAALHGIAVPAFMSALAYYDAYRSPRLPANLLQAQRDYFGAHKYRRVDRAGVFHTHWTQAE from the coding sequence ATGCAGCAGTTCGACATCGGCATCGTGGGCCTGGGGGTGATGGGCGAGAACCTCGCGCTCAATTTCGAGCGCAACGGTTTCGCCGTCGCCGGTTTCGACCAGGAGCCGTCCAAGCGTGAGAGCTTCACCGCGCGAGCGAGCAAAGCGCGCGCCGCTCGCTCGCTCGAGGAACTGGTCGCCGGACTGCGCACGCCGCGGCGCGTGCTGATAATGGTGCCCGCAGGCGCGGCGGTCGATGCGGTGATCGCGGGCCTCGCGCCGCTGCTGCAGGCCGGCGACGTCGTCATCGACGGCGGCAACACGCTCTTCTCCGACACGCAGCGCCGCGCGCTCGCGCTGGAAGACACGGGCATCCTGTACGTCGGCGCGGGCGTGAGCGGCGGCGAAGAGGGCGCGCTGCGCGGCCCCGCGCTGATGCCGGGCGGGCATCCGCAGGCCTGGCCCGTGATCCGCCCGCTGCTGCAGGCCATCGCGGCGAAGGCCGACGACGGCGAGCCGTGCTGCGACTGGATGGGCCCCGGCGGCGCGGGCCATTTCGTGAAGATGGTGCACAACGGCATCGAGTACGCCGACATGCAGATCATCTGCGAGTCGTACTGGCTGATGCACTCGCTGCTGGGGATGAAGCCGGCGGACATGAGCGGCGTCTTCGCGCGCTGGAACGGCACGGAGCTGGAGAGCTACCTCATCGCGATCACCTCGGACATCCTCGCCCGAGTGGACGAGGACTCAGGCCAGCCCCTGGTCGACATGATCCTCGACACCGCCGAGCAAAAGGGCACGGGCAAGTGGGCGAGCCAGCTCGCGCTGGACATGGGCGTGACGGCGCCGACCATCGCGGACGCCGTGTTCGCGCGCACGGTGAGCGCGGTGAAGGACGAGCGCGTCGCGGCCGCGGACATCCTGAAGGGCCCGCGCAGACGCTTCGAGGGCGACCGCGAAGCGTTCATCGAAAAGATCCGCCGCGCGCTGCTCGCCGCGAAGATCTGCGCCTATGCGCAAGGCTTCCAGCTGCTGCGCGCCGCGGACCAGGAGCATCAGTGGGGCCTGCAGTTCGGCGCCATCGCTTCTGTGTGGCGCGCGGGCTGCATCATCCGCGCGAAGCTGCTGCAGGACATCCGCGCTGCCTTCGGGCGCGATGCGCAGCTTGTGAACCTGCTGGTGGATCCGCACATCGCACAGGTGATGGCCGACTGCGAACAGGACTTGCGCGAAGTCGTCGCGGCCGCGGCCCTGCACGGCATCGCGGTGCCGGCGTTCATGAGCGCGCTGGCGTACTACGACGCGTATCGCTCACCGCGGCTGCCCGCCAACCTGCTGCAGGCGCAGCGGGATTATTTCGGCGCGCACAAGTACCGGCGGGTCGACCGGGCGGGCGTGTTCCACACGCACTGGACGCAGGCGGAATAG
- the mnmA gene encoding tRNA 2-thiouridine(34) synthase MnmA produces the protein MSSKPRVVVGLSGGVDSAVTAHLLKAQGHEVVGIFMKNWEDDDRPAGSSDDSPQYCSSNEDFVDAAAVADVLGIEIEHVNFAADYKDRVFAEFLREYQAGRTPNPDVLCNAEIKFKAFLDHAMRLGAEKIATGHYARVRERDGRFELLKGLDDTKDQSYFLHRLTQAQLSKSLFPVGELRKTEVRRIAEEIGLPNAKKKDSTGICFIGERPFREFLNRYISKEPGPIKDERGRVIGKHEGLSFYTLGQRQGLGIGGVKEKGAQRGGGEHAPWFVARKDMEKNTLWVVQGHDHPWLQSIALDADDASWVAGEPPAAGAYGSKSRYRQADAPCVLAPQANGAFHLDFPQPQWAVTPGQSAVLYDGEICLGGGVISAKA, from the coding sequence ATGAGCAGCAAGCCACGTGTCGTCGTCGGGTTGAGCGGGGGCGTGGATTCCGCGGTCACCGCGCACCTGCTCAAGGCGCAGGGCCACGAGGTCGTCGGCATCTTCATGAAGAACTGGGAGGATGACGACCGGCCCGCGGGGTCGAGCGACGACTCCCCGCAATACTGTTCGTCCAACGAAGACTTCGTCGACGCCGCCGCCGTGGCGGACGTGCTGGGCATCGAGATCGAGCACGTGAACTTCGCGGCCGACTACAAGGACCGCGTCTTCGCCGAGTTCCTGCGCGAATACCAGGCCGGCCGCACGCCCAACCCCGACGTGCTGTGCAACGCCGAGATCAAGTTCAAGGCCTTCCTCGACCACGCCATGCGCCTGGGCGCGGAGAAGATCGCCACCGGCCACTACGCGCGCGTTCGCGAACGCGACGGCCGCTTCGAACTCCTGAAGGGCCTGGACGACACCAAGGACCAGAGCTACTTCCTGCACCGGCTCACGCAGGCGCAGCTGTCGAAGTCGCTGTTCCCCGTCGGCGAGCTTCGCAAGACCGAGGTGCGGCGCATCGCCGAGGAGATCGGCCTGCCCAACGCGAAGAAGAAGGATTCCACCGGCATCTGCTTCATCGGCGAGCGGCCCTTCCGCGAGTTCCTCAACCGGTACATCAGCAAGGAGCCGGGTCCGATCAAGGACGAGCGCGGCCGCGTGATCGGCAAGCACGAGGGCCTCTCCTTCTACACGCTGGGGCAGCGGCAGGGGCTGGGCATCGGCGGCGTCAAGGAAAAGGGCGCGCAGCGCGGCGGCGGTGAACATGCGCCCTGGTTCGTCGCGCGCAAGGACATGGAGAAGAACACGCTGTGGGTCGTGCAGGGGCACGACCACCCGTGGCTGCAGTCGATCGCGCTCGACGCGGACGACGCGAGCTGGGTCGCGGGCGAGCCGCCCGCTGCCGGTGCGTACGGCTCGAAGTCGCGTTACCGCCAAGCGGATGCGCCGTGCGTGCTGGCGCCGCAAGCCAATGGCGCGTTCCACCTGGACTTTCCGCAGCCGCAGTGGGCGGTGACGCCCGGGCAATCCGCAGTGCTCTACGACGGGGAGATCTGCCTGGGCGGCGGCGTGATCAGCGCCAAGGCGTAG